ttggctgcacttaatacatgagaaatatatacaagtgttatattttctaattcttaatcatgcttggtttggataaatgggttttctatgtgtcttgaattaatctgatgaatctgcaatgtgcttatttttcatcaacatattttaccgaTAGCATGCGAactcttacttaacctgatgaccaactaccttatatgtgttgcagggaagcaatgggaagcactgaggtttacaatcgaggttagcacgtgcatggtgcgttgtctaatagcacattattgtgcaattgcaggaaccattctaatatttaggtttttaataatttggtcttgcacatgtaggtcctgctgtcagaggttttgacccactgttcgactctttttgcatatggggaaatgagttgtccatgaatatcagttaagtcaagaaactcagaaagattgttaggataaagaaattagcaacaaaaaacaacatgatctttgtctgcacaatgaagaagacatcagttcactacaggatagtactaactattataccttgccttttttattcctttgccccatttccaatatagagcagATATTTATGcagatccttgttttcaggcctttccaaagcagttcactgatgattacctctcaaaccacctgtatggttaggaggcgaggaaggtattcatacaacacccacggttcaatattgaagtgttcctaaagtGGACgatggatggacggtcaatcatccacaggcactggcctaaagttacaaagaccttcaacatcaatgaaggctcaatattcaccttaTGTTTCAGCAGTTTTCttgatgagatacatctgtctatgtaccgtctatgatgctaatttcgaaaggttatagatgttgcatgtgaaacttggtcctggtgtagttgtgcATTGGGgtggctgagtgctgaagctatatgatgttgtactctgatgtatttcaattttgaaaataaaatatattgtgtgcttaatatgaaatgtcaattagattaataaatggattatgaataatcggataattagcctgctaattgagttttgctattgcaaacggttgttgaaacaaataccgtgggcgatgacctcaggcaacgcacacagtttctaggaataaaccgtgttggatcaatgaacaatcatacacgactttctcttgaaaattgtttgcgttaggccaccttgcgcaaacgtttccaCATAAAAATTGTGTGATGGACAacatttgccacacagtttcttctacggaccgtgtgtgatgcattcaataacgcaaataatttaacgggaaaaattgtgtgtgatgtacctgtgaacggaaacgtttaccTTGAAGCGACTGTGTGGggtgtacatacaaacggaaacatttagcggggactgaccgtgtgggatgtacttgcgaccggaaacaatttcgccatataattgtatttttttagctctactgtatgtatttccgtatttgagcgcttgtCGATCGCACAcggcctcattttgccgagcgtgtgtgccaggatggcatatccccgacggtttctgggccgtgtgggaaggacccccctatcgcccacactcactaggcgacggttccaaatgccgtcgtgaaaaggggttaaaaccgtttgtataggaccgacgcgtaccagtgaaccAGTATCAAGCAGTATCAAGTATGgattgatcatcatgagaaagccgagtaTAAAAATTGTGAAtgataatttatcttgagagctcatgattggagcatgagtataacattgacttacgcctcccccaagctagagcactaatttctccttcacgaggccaaaaattatatatataattccgatcacgatgaactagatgcataggataatttttttggtgaaattccaatttcaatcgattccaatccaagatccaatatcatggcatagcctataccatgccaatgtttttccctttaaagataaaggtaaaaccttctttttagcttcatattcgggtaaacctgcaagcttaagtaATTCGCAAATTTCATTCACATATATCAagggcatatcaggatgttcggttccatctcctgcataaggattagctagcagttgttctatcatacccaaaggaatttcataaccaatattttcaataggtgaagtaggttgaggggtaactaattatggttctggtcgaggtgaagatacctcgaacaaacccctcaaaggattattctccatagtaacaagtgaccatAAATTTTAGcacatagtaataatttttccttaccgatttccacttaccaagagcgcttcactccccggcaatggcgtcagaaaagagccttgatgacctacaagtataggggatcaatcgtagtccttttgataagtaagagtgtcgaacccaacgaggaacagaaggaaatgacaagcggttttcagcaaggtattctctacaagcactgaaattataagtaacgagtagtttgatagcaagataatttgtagcgagcaagtaacgataatggaaacaaaagtgcagaaaggtagctcaatccttttgaggcaaaggacatgccaaaacggtctcttatgataagaaaaTCGTTCttcagggtacacgggaatttcatctagtcactttcatcatgttgtttGATTTGCATTTGTTACCttgataatttgttatgtgggtggaccggttcttaggtgttgttcttacttcaacaaacctcctacttatgattaaccccctcgcaagcatctgcaactacgagaaaataattaagataaaatctaaccatagcattaaacttttggatccaaatcggtcccttatggaatagcgcataaagtagggtttaagcttctgtcactctcgcaagccatcatctaataactactccacaatgcattctcttaggcccaaatatggtgaagcatcatgtagtcgacgttcatatgacaccactaagggaatcataacatacataccatcaaaatatcgaacacatatcaagttcacatgattacttgcaacaagatttctttcgtgacctcaagaacaaaagtaactactcacaaatgataatcatgctcaagatcaggggggtattaaatagcataatggatctgaacatataatcttcctctaaataaaccatatagtaatcaactacaagatgtaatcaatactactagtcacccacaagcaccaatctaaggttccggtacaaagattaaacacaagagatgaactagggtttgagagaagatggtgttgtttaagatgttgatggagattgccctccccaagatgggagagttgttggtgatgatgatgacgatgatttccccctccgggagggaagttccccctgtGGAATCGccccgccagagggcaaaagtgttcctgcccaagttccgcctcgagacggcggcgcttcgtcccgaatgtcctcccttattttttctaggtcaaaatgacttatataccagaagaggggcatcggaggtgggccgaggagggcacaacccaccagggcacgcctaggtggctttgtgcccacctggtgggccccctctaatacttatttgctccaataattcttatatattccataaaaattctccgtgaagtttcagctcttctggagttgtgtagaataggtagcctgacgtagctttttcaggtccaaaattctagttgtcggtattctccctctttgtgcgaaccttgcatattatgagagaaaaggcattagaattactccaaaaagcattattatacataaaaacaatgtaaataacagtaggtaaacatgatccaaaatggacgtatcagtgaagAGGTGTAGCGGGGATCGCCGAAGAAAGATGGACACGACGGAGCGGCGTGTCGTCGTGTTGGCCATGCGGGCATCGAACGACGGCGACGCAGAGCGGTCGGGGAGCTTGGGAGAGAGGGCTAGAGGACAAGGGCTAGAACAAAGAGTGAGGGGAAAGTGAGAGGGAGCCACAGGCGTCTCCAGACGtggggtcagggaggaggacgagcctccagcgcgaagcaggaggtggccgcggtgaGTGTGCGCGTGtcaacacgcctctgcctactggcagaggttgaagatagtgcctggtgggctgggcttctGCTACATGAGCAGGCCAGATGAGTGGGCTGCCAGGTAGGCCTTCTCTGCTTTTCTCTTTATATTTctttttgttttgatttaattattttGCCATTgtttgaaaaacaaaacaaaattcaaaCCAGTGCCAAAACTTTCTGTAAATATTTATGTGACTTAACTGGAccattccaaaagcacataaatatTTCAGAAACATTTGAAGATATATTCTGActatatgaatataaattcaaattcaaatacaatagtgatttaaattcaaagtccaaaATATctcataaaaatgttcatcatttttggttggGCTCAAAACCTTTGCcagaatataaccaacattatttaaggtcattttgaaatcattgaatgcattttcaTGGTTTTTACCCTTTATTTAATATTTGGAGGCTTCAAAttttctcatttcaaatttcaCTGAAATTAAATATAATGCAAGATGCTCACTAATGCAACTATTCACACTAAAATTATTGTTGGCACGAAATGattctagggatgtgacaggatcgGTTCAGCTCACGAGGGCTTGCAAACTGCTGAATTGGTTTTGGTTGCATCATGGTTTATCTGGTGGCAGTGGCGTCAACATATGAAAGGGGAGGTGACCCAAACCCCTGAAACGAGTGATGTGTCGATCAAAGTCCTCGCGGCGAATTTTATAAGAGCTCACACAACAAAGTTGCCGAGAAGAAAGGAAGATCAGATGTGGAAGAAGCCATGTGGTGATGTTATCAAAATTAACATTGACGCAACTTTTAAATATGAGACACTCTCAGGAGTGACGGGTGCTGTTGCCCGCGATGGAAGGGGAAACTTCATTCCTGTAGCATCTTGGTTCCTTCCACACTCAAGTTGTGTTGACTCGACAGAGATTACCGCGATACGAAACGGTTTATACCTAGCAGGGAGAATTGGGTGCAACAAAGTCATTATAAAAACAGATTGCACGTTTGCCGTGGAGGCGGCGCAAAAAGCTGATGATTACGTGGGCTCGGACATAGCCACTGGTCTTGAATGCAAAGAGCTAGCACTGGACTTTGCAAATGTTTCATGTACCATTTCCTGCGGGAAGCAAATGAAGTTGCAAACGATCTTGTGAGGATTTCGTTTAGCGATAGATCTTCTAGTTTTTGGAACTCTACGTTCCCCGATTTTATTTCTCATGCCCTTGTAAATGACCTTGCGATTATTTGGGAAATAATGTTTTGATGTTTCAAAAAAAAGACTTTCAACTTGAAATTGTGAGGGGACAGCCGAAACATATTTCCTGTTTGATTGACCACCCTGGTATTGAACACCAATTGAATCACCAATTTAAGCACTCACCCGTAAATAAAAGAATTAACGTTACTATGAAAGAAGAGCAGCATGACAAAAAGCGCGCCCCTATGCAAGGAGCGAGGCGTAGAGGATCTGGTTCCAGGTGTCGGGTAGGCCGGCAAGGCACCAGTGGCTGCAGTCGTTGCCCGGGTGGCCGCCGCTGTATGCCGACGGGTGCGCGTCCCTCCTCAGCTGCGACAGCAGCGTGATGTCCAGCAGGAACACCGGCTTCGACATGCCGTTCAACGCGTTCCGCACCGCGCCCTGCGCCGGAAGCGGCCCGCCCGGGTACGTCGACCCCGCGATCGGCTGCGTCTGGTGTGCGCAGCTGCTGGAGCTCTCCCCCCACTGAGCTCCACTGCGTAGTAGTACGTACGTAATTTTGAACAGGTCAGTGTTTTTAAACGTGGTACTACTCTATGCGGGAGCTGGGCTCTAGGGGTGTGGGCTTACTTGAAGTGTGTCGGAGAGATGCCCTGGAAGTAGACCTTGGTCTTGGAGGTGTCCACGTTCGAGTCCACCCATCTGGCCCATGTGGACATCCCCTTGGAGAAGGCCGTGAGCCGGTCCATGTCTTTCATGACGTGAGCCCCGTCTTGCACATAGTCCCATCTGGTTTCACGGAAGAGGAAATACAAATGCCGTCAACAAACACAAGAATGATCTTATGTACTACCAGTATATGCTTGCGCAAGAAAGTGTAGTGCGTCTTACGGTTGGTCCTTGCCGGTGTGGGTCCACCAGTGCCAAGTGTTGAAGACGAGCATGTCGGCGCCGAGCCACGCGTCGCCGGAGATGGAGTCGAGCTTCAGCACCCGGCCGATGGACTCGTCGACGATGTCCACCAGGTAGGTGCTCCGGTAGTACGCCACCGACAGCCCGTAGTCCTGCACGAGACGGCAAGCGCACGTCAGCCGCCAGCGCGTCCGGCACCAAACTTTTGATGGATCGCGCCGTGCACCTCGACGTACAATGTACACGTAATTACTCCTCCATGCACGGTCACATGGGATCATCAACATGCACAAGTTTCCAAGCCTGTCGGCGCCGATACGGCGGACGCGGCCATAAAACCGGCAGGTACGCCGACGCATCTCCGCTTGTCTGCGTCCGCGGCTACGCTGTGCGTCGCACTGTCGCGCTCAATAACGATGAAACGGCAGGTGCATGTCATCGACGCCGTAGCGAGCTGTGCCTGCGTTTGCCGGATAGGACCAGACGCGAGCTCGTGGACCATTGGTTTAGGACTCCTACATCAGTGATTCCTTTTCCAAATTGCCCGTGACCTTGCAGGTTAGTGAACTGCAAAGCGCCGCGATTGCCGATAGGGCGTGTGCTGTATATGTCAGCGGTCGCTCGTTATTCCCCGGCCCCGCGTCATTCGTTTTCTTGCCGGAAATTATGGGTTGGCGCTAGTTGCGCACAAGGGAGTGAGGGCAACCACAAGGCTAGGACCGGAAAGGCTAGCCAAGCTGGTGTGAGATTATTGCCCAGGAAACGACTGATTGAGTTGTCCTCATCATCTGGAGTGCTAAGTGCCGTCTAGTGGCAAGAACCGGCACCAAACataatactccctccttccatctatatagggtctaatgcgtttttcgaggctaactttaaccaaatactagagcaataatatatgacatgtaacttacacaaagcacacggttaaattcgtgtgtgaaaggagctttcgatgatataattttcacattgtgcatgtcatgtactattaattttgtcaatagtcaaaggcggtcttaaaaaacgcattaggtCCTATGTAGATGGAAGAAGGGAGTAGGTGTTTCAATGCACTGGACCATCTTTTCCATCGAATGGGGTAGTATATAGTATATTTTGTTAAGCTGCTGCAAGTAGTATTATACCTGTATATAGTGTGTGAATTACTTTGAATGTTGTTCATTGAATGTGCTAATACGGCGACTCACGATACATAGATGGCAACAGTACTTCTGTTGGATATATTTTTGCGCGAAAAGTTTACGATCTGTTCATCAACCGTCAAGGGAGTACAGAAAACAGCAAAAGTATTGGATATTATCTTTCATCCCATCGAATTCTACCTCATAATTTAGAAGATTTCACAACAGAGCTTAAGCATAATGCGCAAACCTCAAGACACAAAcatttctcctttgttctagaatctttcataTTTTAATTTTTCAATCTTTTCTTTTTAAATGAATTAATGTTCTTTGTTTTCACTTTGTGCCTTACAACCCACAGTATTCACGAACCTTAAAACACAttaaaaatagaatattctatactTTCACTATTCAAACACACTTTAAGGACATTCACATGAAGCCATTAGACCACAAGGCTTTCTCAGAAGACATATAAGATATCGCACGAAACATCTCACTCAAGGATGTGGTCGTGAATTCCCATGAGGTTTGATCAATGAATTGCATGCCGTCCTAGTCGAAGTCTACAGCTCGCGGACACCCTCACCACTTTCTCCACTTCATCATGCTTGTGATCACCCATAATTGTGCTGATCATATGAATGTAGGTCATCCTTCTACGGGTGTTAGCCCTCAGGTGAAAACAATTCATGTTCGCACCCGCCTGCTTGTGGTTGTTGATCTGCGTATGTGATCTTTCGTGAAGCACATGGGCCAATGAATCTCTGCTTCAAACGTTGCCGACCCATGCAACACTTGGCAAGAACTAAAACCCATTGTAACTATGACGAAAGACGGGTTATTTCCGGAGTTGTTGAACAGTGGCTTGTTGTGTGTACTTGCACGAGGTTTGGGTGATGTGCTATGACGGCTCGGACTGCCAAATCGTGCTCCGAGTACCTCTAGTGTGATCCTCTTGTGGTGGTCGAAGGATCCTCTAGTGTGATTTTAGATAGCCAACCNNNNNNNNNNNNNNNNNNNNNNNNNNNNNNNNNNNNNNNNNNNNNNNNNNNNNNNNNNNNNNNNNNNNNNNNNNNNNNNNNNNNNNNNNNNNNNNNNNNNNNNNNNNNNNNNNNNNNNNNNNNNNNNNNNNNNNNNNNNNNNNNNNNNNNNNNNNNNNNNNNNNNNNNNNNNNNNNNNNNNNNNNNNNNNNNNNNNNNNNNNNNNNNNNNNNNNNNNNNNNNNNNNNNNNNNNNNNNNNNNNNNNNNNNNNNNNNNNNNNNNNNNNNNNNNNNNNNNNNNNNNNNNNNNNNNNNNNNNNNNNNNNNNACCTTCAACTTTGTGCGCGAAGTAGCTAGGACAAGAAATCGCACCTTATAAGCGGAAGCCACAGAGTATTGTTCGCAAGTTGTATGCTTCCATGTGATTTCATTCTCCGTAATAACCATAATGAGATAAACCTCATCCAATTGGACCAATAGGAAGACGGTTTGGCAGATGTGCTCAATAGTCTAATTGTCGGGTGGCTTGATTTTGGAGAGCCATGCACCTCATTCATGGCCTCAGCCACTTTCCACTTATTTCTAGTGGACACATTGTAAATCAAAGGCGCAATCTCCCTAGGTCGCACCCCATGGGAGTCCCAGAAATCTGTCCGGTCCCACTTGCCTATGCTTATAATGATGGAGGTGTAGAATACATTGccaatgatgatgatggtggagatGTAGAACAAGTCAAGTTCTGCGTCATCACAAGGGTTTCCTATCCCACCCACGTTTTATTGGGTTCCTTCTTTCCATTCCAACCGGTTTTAGTTGGGTGCCGACTTGCAGATTCTTCCCGAGGGCCACACCTGCACAGCCGCACGTTCCACCCTTGGACGTAGGAGTGGAGCAAAATGTTCACCGGTAAATCCCGCGAGACTGTCCCTGCCTGATGCGGTGACCTAAGGCCAACCTCAGCGTGTGACCTCATCTTATCTTATCCGGCCTCGTTTGTTTGAGGCAAAACAAACGGATCTCATGGCTCAGCGCGCGACACCCTAGCCCCATCTTGTCTGTTTGATGTTCGGTCCGACTCATTTCAAACGCAAACATGCGTCTGGTTTGGGTCCAGGCGGACAGCAAACGGACGCGCCGCTCGTCCGCatcggggccgcgtggcaggcggtCACCTACCTCCCACCGTCCAACATAAATACGCACGCTTGGTCGGCCCCACCTATCATCCGCCCAAGCACGCGATAGGCGTCCTTCTTAAATAGGAAGCCGTGAACCGGTCGCAGTCCACGCTCCCACTACAGCCGTGCGGCCTCCTCGCAACCCAACACCCAAACCCTAGCCCTTCCTTCCCTTTCCTCGAGTTCGTCGGTCACCGAAAGCCATGGGGTGGTGGAACACCGGCCGCAAGGGGGCGCACGATTGCGAGGCTGGCTCGTCCTCGGGCCGCCGCAGCCGTGGCGTCAAAGACGAGCTCGGATCACCCCCACGGAGGGCCCCCGCGCCTCCCGCATTCATCATCGCCCCTACGgccgccggcgagcgcgaccgaCACTACATCCACGTGGATGTTTGCCGCTGTTATTGGGAGAAGAGGACGCCGCTCCCCTGGAGCGACGTTCATCTTCCCAATAACTGGCATTTGTCCACGAACCGGGTGCCGATCTCGCCGGTCCCGATGAGCGGACGTGGGTGCCGCGAGGAGATCgaatgccgccgccgcctcctgccagACGACCTCTACTACGACCCCAGGTACGCCGTCGACCCAGGACACTTGGTTGCGAGACGAGCACAACACCCGGCGTGCGTCCTTCTTTGTCGGCACCTCATCGGGGCCGTGGCGACCACGTAAGCGCCGCACGCATGCTCCGAGCCCTCCCCACGCGCGCGGGCGTACGCGGGTGCGCGGCATCACGCCGATGCCATCGCCTTCGCCCTCTCCGTCGCCCCCCCCCCTCctcacctcctcgcatgacagaggaggaggaggcccggctcCTTCAACGTGTCATGGAAGACTCCATGAACACGCACAATGAGCGCCAGTGGGAGGGCCTGGAGACCATGATGGCCCTCTCTGCCGCCTGTGACGTCGCCTTCCCCGAGCTAGAGATGGTGGACGTCAAGGAGGAGGTGAGGAGAGAGGAGCAGCCCGTCGCCGCGTTTCACCCGGATCTGGTGGGCCAGCGGTGAAGCTGGTCGTGCACGGCCGACGACATGGCCGACGCCATGGGGNNNNNNNNNNNNNNNNNNNNNNNNNNNNNNNNNNNNNNNNNNNNNNNNNNNNNNNNNNNNNNNNNNNNNNNNNNNNNNNNNNNNNNNNNNNNNNNNNNNNNNNNNNNNNNNNNNNNNNNNNNNNNNNNNNNNNNNNNNNNNNNNNNNNNNNNNNNNNNNNNNNNNNNNNNNNNNNNNNNNNNNNNNNNNNNNNNNNNNNNNNNNNNNNNNNNNNNNNNNNNNNNNNNNNNNNNNNNNNNNNNNNNNNNNNNNNNNNNNNNNNNNNNNNNNNNNNNNNNNNNNNTTCCAAGGGCCGgcccacctctggacgccgccgCCCTATATCGACCTCACTCGCGACGACGATGACAACAGCAACGTGTGAGGAAACCACGACGGGCACGGCAGGAGCGCGCGGGCggcgtttttgttttgtttttttatgtTAATTAAATCTATGTGAACTGTGGAACCGGGTTGTTATGGGGTCGTGAGATGTTTAATTATGTttttatgtttttacgtttgtgttTATTTTAGTTTTGTCAGCATTTTTTTCagtttttgtgatttttttaatcACGTTCATCTCAGACATGATTTGGTGTGTGGCCGTGCTTTGGACGCACCGGCACGGCAACGGCCCCAAACAGACATGGGTGACCCATTGCCGCCTCAAACAGACAAAAACAGATCGAAATGGATgttcgtttggggtcgtgcgctGAAGTTGGCCTAAGATCTAGTACGTTGGGTAGTCCTAGTGtatctttcctttttctttcaacCAGCAAACAACCTACTACAGGAGTACTAATATGCGTGAGTTTCTTGACCATCGATCTATCACGTGTGCCTACAAGTCAGATTTAACACCCAAAAGTACCGATCTGGTGGAGCCAAGAAATTCTCACGTGCCAAGCCTCTCCCAAATGGAATCTGGAGTGTATAGAAAAAGAAGATTGCCTTCCATCTCGAGGAGCAAAGAGTTTGACCCTGGTTTGGTTCAGTGGATCACGGGATGATACCACCAATCAGCAAAACACCAAAGAAGGAAGTGGCAGGAGAGATGGCGGACACATGGTGCGGTGCCCCTCTGCGCTGTCGCCCATGGCGTCTGGTTCCCACACCCCCACCCCCGCCTCACGATACGATTTCCACCATCACCGACCCCGCGCAGTCATGTGATGTGCAAGTGCAAGCAAGAAGGGAAGGAAGCGGCTCGTGGGTTTGGCACTACGCTGGACGGCTGGAGGAGCTACTTCTACTTGTATCCCTTCGCGCGGCGCGGGGGAGGAGACAAACACGCTGTTCCAGTTCCACCGGTGGTGCCCCAAAGCCAGCGGCCGGGACGCCAAAAGGCCAGCACAAAGCACGTCCCTTTTCCAAAGTGCGTGCAGGTGCAGCTGCGCATAATCTATCAACGACTCGTCGTCAAGGAATTACTAGTGTCAACGAAACAGTTTGGCCAATTCATGCTTTCACAAGTTATCACTACTACTAGTAGAACCTAACCAGAACGTTGTGCACTACAGGAAGTACTTTCTTCTGTACTGGTGCTGATGCAATGGAAGGGAGGGATGGCTAATGACTGACACCGAATCTTAGCTGGAACATGCACGGGACGGCACGGACCTGGAACGTGACGGTGGAGACGGGGTTGCCCCTGCTGTAGCTGGTCCTGGAGGCCGGCGCGGCCGCGTGCAGCATGCACACCAGCGACTCCCATTGGTTCAGGCTGATGGAGTCCCCCACGAACAGTACCTTCTTCCCCTTCCATCTGCTCAGCAAGTCCCGCCCGTCGAACCTGGTGCGGCGGCCATGGCCACGCATGAGCAATGCGCCATTTCGTCAGCGACCTTCGTTTCCGACGAGATCAGCCGGTACCGActcgcgtgcgtgcgtgcgtgcatacATACCTCGGGAGCTCGCAGGAGGCGGGGCGCCACCGGTACTTGAGGTAGAGCTTGTCGGGGCGGCCGTACTTCTGGCAGTCGAACTCCGGCTCCACGAAGGGGCAGCCCGCCGCGTCGTACATGGGCATCGCCTCGTCGTACACCCAGCTGCCCTGGAACATGTTGCACGACGCCATGCCGCTGCCGGCGTGGCTCCCCCGCGGACCCGGCCGGTGCTGCCTCGTGCTGCCGTGCCTCGGCTTCGACGCCGGCTTGTGCCGGATGGCCAGGGTGGACGTGGACGTGTTCGCCGCGGCGGCGCCTGCGCGCAGCGAGCACGCGAgggcggcgaggaggaagaggcgtaGCTTGTGCCGCGGCCGCTCGGGGGCCATTGCTCGCTCGGCGCTATGGAGCGACGAGCTGGGGACGGCGGGGCGGGGTGAGCTAGCTAACCAGTGACGGACAGTGAGCTTTATAAGGTGCGGGACGGGTTTTTTTACGCCTTTTATCCGGTCAGCTTTTCTGGGTAATATATCTCGGGTTAGATTCTTGCTCTCTCTCGCTTGCAGGTGGGGCTAGCACCGACGAAACGAGATTTCCTCGTCAGGCCGACGATGCTATGGTAATCAGACATGTTGGTCCGGGCATTGCGCGGCACACGATTTCATGGTGTGCAAGGTTTTAAGGCCTTCTTAATCCTATGGGAAGATTACTCattttagggcctctttgattctaaAAAGATTACCGTTCTTAAGGCCTCTTTAATTCTAAAGATCCTAAAGATTGCCGTTTTTAGGGTCTCTCTGATTCGCAAGATTCTAAAAACATGAGGAAAAAAAACATTAAGTTGAAATGTCACGCTCATGTCAATCTTACAGGGTTTTGATATGTTCGATTGCatcataaaaaaataaaatattgttTTAAAAAATTTGAGTGGATACGAGAAATCCTATGAAAAGTTGTATAAAGAAATCCTTATAAAAAAGGTCATGCTATGCATCGGCCAGTGGATAAAACAAAAACATTTCGCCGTC
The Triticum dicoccoides isolate Atlit2015 ecotype Zavitan chromosome 3A, WEW_v2.0, whole genome shotgun sequence genome window above contains:
- the LOC119268521 gene encoding protein trichome birefringence-like 38, giving the protein MAPERPRHKLRLFLLAALACSLRAGAAAANTSTSTLAIRHKPASKPRHGSTRQHRPGPRGSHAGSGMASCNMFQGSWVYDEAMPMYDAAGCPFVEPEFDCQKYGRPDKLYLKYRWRPASCELPRFDGRDLLSRWKGKKVLFVGDSISLNQWESLVCMLHAAAPASRTSYSRGNPVSTVTFQDYGLSVAYYRSTYLVDIVDESIGRVLKLDSISGDAWLGADMLVFNTWHWWTHTGKDQPWDYVQDGAHVMKDMDRLTAFSKGMSTWARWVDSNVDTSKTKVYFQGISPTHFNGAQWGESSSSCAHQTQPIAGSTYPGGPLPAQGAVRNALNGMSKPVFLLDITLLSQLRRDAHPSAYSGGHPGNDCSHWCLAGLPDTWNQILYASLLA